In Symmachiella dynata, the following are encoded in one genomic region:
- a CDS encoding ABC transporter permease — protein sequence MLRLLRTIRLGLKNLLLHKLRSLLTMLGIVFGVFSVIAMLAIGEGASRQAQRQVLELGATNIIVISQKPAEGSKSNNAQTQVLQYGILRDDFRRIKQTVNTIVDATPIREFSQPARYMHRNMDVRLVGCTPNYFSVNHLKMDAGRFISHRDQEDTANVCVIGHEVAETLFPGEEPRGKSIRIGNVFYSIVGMTSHRTASAAIGGSMSGQDFDKDVYIPLDTLQSRIGDEVMIITAGSRSSEKVELSQITFRVADAKDVVPTANVIRETLARYHADSNDVDLVVPMELLKQAEQLKVIFNVVLGAIALISLVVGGIGIMNIMLATVTERTREIGIRRALGAKRGDITEQFLTETSVLAGTGGLLGVSLGLLTPVAFSAIRWLAKTAIMDSSVQSSSKMFQMFDGLEPVVAWWTLAVAFGISVFIGILSGIYPALAAAKLDPIEALRHE from the coding sequence ATGTTGCGACTCCTCCGTACGATTCGACTTGGCCTCAAAAACCTGCTGCTGCACAAACTGCGGTCGTTGCTGACGATGTTGGGCATCGTATTCGGCGTATTTTCAGTGATTGCCATGTTGGCCATCGGCGAAGGAGCCAGTCGACAAGCTCAGCGACAAGTGCTTGAGTTGGGAGCGACGAATATCATCGTCATCAGCCAAAAACCGGCTGAAGGTTCCAAGAGCAACAACGCCCAGACACAGGTTTTGCAGTATGGGATTCTGCGGGATGATTTTCGACGCATCAAGCAGACCGTCAACACCATTGTCGATGCCACGCCCATTCGCGAATTTTCCCAACCTGCGCGGTATATGCATCGCAATATGGACGTCCGTCTTGTCGGCTGTACACCGAATTATTTCAGTGTGAATCACCTCAAGATGGATGCAGGACGGTTTATTTCCCACCGAGACCAAGAGGATACTGCGAACGTCTGTGTCATTGGTCATGAGGTCGCTGAGACGTTGTTTCCCGGCGAAGAACCCCGCGGCAAGTCCATCCGTATTGGCAACGTGTTCTATTCGATCGTGGGGATGACTTCACATCGTACCGCGTCGGCGGCCATCGGGGGCAGTATGTCGGGGCAAGATTTCGATAAGGATGTCTACATCCCCTTGGATACGCTGCAATCCCGTATCGGCGATGAAGTGATGATCATTACCGCCGGCAGCCGCAGCAGCGAAAAAGTCGAACTCAGTCAAATCACGTTTCGTGTTGCTGATGCCAAGGATGTCGTCCCCACAGCGAATGTGATTCGCGAAACGCTGGCGCGCTACCACGCGGATTCCAACGACGTCGATCTCGTCGTACCGATGGAATTGCTCAAACAGGCGGAGCAGTTAAAAGTCATCTTCAACGTCGTCCTGGGGGCCATTGCGCTCATCAGTTTGGTCGTGGGAGGCATCGGGATCATGAACATCATGCTGGCGACCGTCACCGAACGGACCCGCGAAATCGGCATCCGCCGCGCTCTGGGGGCCAAACGGGGGGATATCACCGAACAATTCCTCACCGAAACCAGCGTGCTGGCCGGGACGGGCGGACTGTTGGGAGTCTCTTTGGGATTACTCACGCCGGTCGCCTTTTCAGCAATTCGCTGGTTGGCCAAAACGGCAATTATGGACTCCTCGGTCCAGTCCAGTTCGAAGATGTTTCAGATGTTTGACGGCCTGGAACCGGTCGTCGCTTGGTGGACCTTGGCCGTCGCATTCGGGATTTCAGTCTTCATCGGCATACTCTCTGGAATCTATCCGGCCCTCGCAGCTGCCAAATTAGACCCGATCGAAGCCCTACGACACGAATAA
- a CDS encoding ABC transporter ATP-binding protein, whose amino-acid sequence MSIVAELIALEKHYDLGPVVVKALRGVTTQFAEGDFIAIMGASGSGKSTMLNLLGGLDRPTLGTYSLGGEDVSLLDDDELSRIRNERIGFIFQSYNLIPQYTVLENIAVPLFYRPGYPAMSAKDRDWCEELALRVGLAERLDHRPPQLSGGQQQRVAIARSMVNDPDIILADEPTGNLDSTTEEEIMRLLHDLNREGRTIIMVTHEPLVADQARRRIIMKDGLIEREEFGQTLPDDYPHPLESNEAVR is encoded by the coding sequence ATGAGTATCGTGGCAGAATTGATCGCACTGGAAAAGCACTACGACCTGGGCCCGGTCGTCGTTAAAGCCCTGCGGGGGGTGACGACGCAATTTGCCGAAGGCGATTTTATTGCCATCATGGGCGCCTCGGGGAGCGGCAAAAGTACGATGCTCAACCTGCTGGGCGGTTTGGATCGTCCCACGCTCGGCACGTACAGCCTCGGCGGCGAAGATGTTTCGCTGCTCGATGATGACGAACTCTCGCGAATTCGCAACGAGCGGATCGGCTTTATCTTTCAATCCTACAACTTGATCCCGCAGTATACCGTCTTGGAAAACATTGCCGTCCCGCTGTTTTATCGGCCGGGGTACCCTGCGATGTCTGCCAAAGACCGCGATTGGTGCGAAGAGTTGGCCTTGCGGGTCGGCTTGGCGGAACGGTTGGATCACCGTCCTCCCCAACTTTCCGGGGGGCAACAACAACGCGTCGCGATCGCTCGTTCCATGGTGAATGATCCTGACATCATTCTCGCGGACGAACCAACGGGAAACTTAGACTCGACCACCGAGGAAGAAATTATGCGACTGCTGCATGATCTCAATCGCGAAGGTCGCACAATCATCATGGTGACGCACGAACCGCTCGTCGCCGACCAAGCCCGGCGACGGATCATCATGAAGGATGGACTGATCGAACGGGAAGAGTTTGGGCAAACACTCCCCGACGATTATCCACACCCTTTAGAATCCAATGAAGCGGTTCGATAG